In Synechococcus sp. MW101C3, one genomic interval encodes:
- a CDS encoding pitrilysin family protein, protein MSSLPALHEALPTPQAFHLQNGVPVVSVRQEQAPVVCLDFWCRAGSASEQAAESGLAHFLEHMVFKGSETLAPGAFDQRIEALGGSSNAATGFDDVHYHVLIPPAAAAEALDLLLDLVLHPRLEASDFDMERQVVLEELAQSEDQPEDVAFQRLLALACPGHAYGLAILGEREALTRHNPERMAAFHRRGYRPSACSLAVAGALDGLDLEAMVAGSALADLADPAGLSASAGPGEPPATTTPATPSAPASAPSAAPAPVLALQPGRHTLRLPRLEAARLLMVWQLPAAADLEATAGADLLTTLLAEGRRSRLVQRLREDLRLVESVDLDLNVLEAGSLALLEAVCEPDQAEAVEAEIVKVWQELSATPPSTSEWERAQRLVANGYRFGLEAASPVAGLIGNQSLWGRLEPLQEPLERLRLWTPQRLHAEILPLFAPERACRVLALPA, encoded by the coding sequence TTGAGCTCCCTGCCTGCCCTGCATGAGGCCCTGCCGACGCCCCAGGCCTTCCATCTCCAGAACGGCGTTCCGGTGGTGAGTGTGCGGCAGGAGCAGGCGCCGGTGGTCTGCCTGGATTTCTGGTGCCGCGCCGGCAGCGCCAGCGAGCAGGCGGCCGAATCCGGCCTGGCCCACTTCCTCGAGCACATGGTGTTCAAGGGCAGCGAAACCCTTGCCCCTGGAGCGTTCGATCAGCGCATCGAGGCGCTCGGCGGCAGCAGCAATGCCGCCACCGGCTTCGATGACGTTCACTACCACGTGCTGATTCCACCGGCGGCGGCGGCGGAAGCCCTCGATCTGCTGCTGGATCTGGTGCTGCACCCGCGCCTGGAGGCCTCCGATTTCGACATGGAGCGCCAGGTGGTGCTCGAAGAACTCGCCCAGAGCGAAGACCAGCCGGAGGACGTGGCCTTTCAGCGGCTGCTGGCGCTGGCCTGCCCAGGTCATGCCTACGGACTGGCGATTCTCGGTGAGCGCGAGGCCCTCACCCGCCACAACCCCGAGCGCATGGCTGCCTTCCACCGGCGCGGCTACCGGCCCAGCGCCTGCAGCCTGGCGGTGGCCGGTGCCCTCGATGGACTGGATCTCGAGGCCATGGTGGCGGGCAGCGCCCTGGCCGACCTGGCTGATCCTGCAGGCCTCTCCGCCAGTGCCGGACCCGGCGAGCCCCCTGCTACCACCACACCAGCCACTCCATCGGCCCCTGCTTCTGCGCCCTCAGCCGCTCCTGCCCCAGTCCTCGCGCTGCAGCCCGGCCGCCACACCCTCCGGCTCCCTCGCCTGGAGGCGGCCCGCCTGCTGATGGTGTGGCAACTGCCCGCCGCTGCCGATCTGGAGGCCACGGCCGGCGCTGACCTGCTCACCACCCTGCTGGCGGAGGGACGCCGCAGCCGTCTGGTGCAGCGGTTGCGGGAGGATCTGCGCCTGGTGGAAAGTGTTGACCTCGATCTCAACGTGCTCGAGGCCGGCAGCCTGGCCCTGCTCGAAGCCGTCTGCGAACCCGATCAGGCGGAGGCTGTGGAGGCGGAGATCGTCAAGGTCTGGCAGGAGCTCAGCGCCACGCCCCCCAGCACCAGCGAGTGGGAGCGTGCCCAGCGGCTGGTGGCGAACGGCTATCGCTTTGGTCTGGAGGCGGCTTCGCCGGTGGCGGGGCTGATCGGCAACCAGAGCCTCTGGGGGCGGCTGGAGCCCCTGCAGGAGCCGCTCGAACGGTTGCGGCTCTGGACGCCGCAACGGCTGCACGCTGAGATCCTGCCCCTGTTCGCCCCTGAGCGCGCCTGCCGTGTGCTGGCCCTGCCCGCATGA
- a CDS encoding DevA family ABC transporter ATP-binding protein, which yields MVEISGLCHSYGKGTMRRQVIQNVDLRIDPGEVVLLTGPSGCGKTTLLTLVGALRQVQEGHVRVLGQALENSGRGERQRLRRRIGMIFQGHNLLRCLTAEQNVQMGADLLPGLGYRARRDQAREWLRAVGLGDHLGKLPHDLSGGQKQRVAIARALATHPRLLLADEPTAALDSQSGREVVELLKRLAREQQCAVLMVTHDPRILDVADRLVKMEDGRLSSAPLAIAATAH from the coding sequence ATGGTGGAGATCAGCGGCCTCTGCCATTCCTATGGCAAGGGAACGATGCGCCGGCAGGTGATCCAGAACGTGGATCTGCGCATCGACCCGGGCGAAGTGGTGCTGCTCACCGGCCCGTCGGGATGCGGGAAAACCACGCTGCTCACGCTGGTGGGGGCGCTGCGCCAGGTGCAGGAGGGCCACGTGCGTGTGCTGGGCCAGGCCTTGGAGAACAGTGGCCGCGGCGAGCGACAGCGATTGCGGCGCCGCATCGGCATGATTTTTCAGGGCCACAACCTGTTGCGTTGCCTGACGGCCGAGCAGAACGTGCAGATGGGGGCGGATCTGCTGCCGGGGCTTGGCTACCGCGCCCGCCGCGACCAGGCCCGCGAATGGCTGCGGGCCGTGGGGCTCGGCGATCACCTGGGCAAGTTGCCCCACGACCTCTCGGGCGGTCAGAAGCAGCGGGTGGCGATCGCCCGGGCCCTGGCCACCCATCCACGCCTGCTGCTGGCGGATGAACCCACCGCCGCCCTCGACAGCCAGAGCGGCCGCGAGGTGGTGGAACTGCTGAAGCGCCTGGCGCGCGAGCAACAGTGCGCCGTTTTGATGGTCACCCACGATCCGCGCATCCTTGATGTAGCCGACCGGCTCGTGAAAATGGAAGACGGTCGCCTGTCGTCCGCGCCACTGGCGATCGCTGCGACAGCGCACTGA
- the rpsB gene encoding 30S ribosomal protein S2: MAVVTLSEMMEAGAHFGHQTRRWNPKMSRYIYCARNGVHIIDLVQTAVCMNNAYKWTRSASRAGKRFLFVGTKKQASEVIAQEAARCGAAYVNQRWLGGMLTNWSTMRARIDRLKDLERMESSGAIAMRPKKEAAVLRRELERLQKYLGGLKNMRRLPDVVVLVDQRRETNAVLECRKLDIPLVSMLDTNCDPDLADVPIPCNDDAVRSVQLVLGRLADAINEGRHGAQEPRDDDEG; encoded by the coding sequence ATGGCTGTCGTAACCCTCTCCGAAATGATGGAGGCGGGTGCCCACTTCGGGCACCAAACCCGCCGCTGGAATCCCAAGATGTCGCGTTACATCTATTGCGCGCGCAACGGGGTCCACATCATCGACCTCGTGCAGACCGCCGTCTGCATGAACAACGCCTACAAATGGACCCGCAGCGCCTCGCGCGCTGGCAAGCGGTTCCTGTTCGTGGGCACCAAGAAACAAGCCTCCGAAGTGATTGCCCAGGAGGCTGCCCGCTGCGGCGCCGCCTACGTGAACCAGCGCTGGCTGGGTGGCATGCTCACCAACTGGAGCACGATGCGCGCCCGCATCGATCGCCTCAAGGATCTGGAGCGGATGGAGTCTTCCGGCGCCATCGCCATGCGGCCGAAGAAGGAAGCGGCCGTGCTGCGGCGCGAACTGGAGCGGCTGCAGAAGTATCTGGGTGGTCTGAAGAACATGCGCCGCCTGCCGGATGTGGTTGTGCTGGTGGACCAGCGCCGCGAAACCAACGCCGTTCTGGAGTGCCGCAAACTCGACATTCCCCTGGTGTCGATGCTTGACACCAACTGCGACCCCGACCTGGCCGACGTGCCGATCCCCTGCAACGACGACGCCGTGCGTTCCGTGCAGCTGGTGCTGGGCCGCCTGGCCGATGCGATCAACGAAGGTCGCCATGGTGCCCAGGAACCCCGCGACGACGACGAGGGCTGA
- a CDS encoding phycocyanobilin:ferredoxin oxidoreductase has protein sequence MASATIPATGGVHPLVDTLAAAIRSSWQALPELEPLAIADDLEAISGSLDGERLFIHNELRRCRGLRKLHLETARLGAGLQILHCVYFPDPRVDLPVFGADIVAGPAGVSAAIADLSPTRGALPEGIAGALAALPVHPFSQPRELPPWGTIFSPYVRFVRPATAQEEGWFIEEVQGFLAVLSAAAQAAHFQSWDDPATVARYHGQLSYCQQQKRNDKTRRVLEKAFSPAWADRYIEELLFDDPPELP, from the coding sequence TTGGCGAGCGCCACGATCCCAGCCACCGGCGGGGTGCACCCCTTGGTGGACACGCTGGCGGCAGCGATCCGCAGCAGCTGGCAGGCGCTGCCAGAGCTGGAGCCGCTGGCGATCGCCGACGACCTGGAGGCGATCAGCGGCAGCCTCGATGGCGAGCGGCTGTTCATCCACAACGAGCTGCGCCGCTGCCGCGGCCTGCGCAAGCTGCATCTGGAAACCGCCAGGCTGGGGGCCGGTCTGCAGATCCTTCACTGCGTCTACTTCCCTGATCCCCGCGTCGATCTGCCGGTGTTCGGCGCCGACATCGTGGCCGGGCCGGCGGGGGTGTCCGCCGCGATCGCCGATCTCTCCCCCACCCGCGGTGCGCTGCCGGAGGGCATCGCCGGGGCCCTGGCGGCCCTGCCGGTGCATCCCTTCAGCCAGCCACGGGAGCTGCCGCCCTGGGGCACGATCTTCTCGCCCTACGTGCGGTTCGTGCGCCCGGCAACCGCCCAGGAGGAGGGCTGGTTCATTGAAGAAGTGCAGGGCTTTCTGGCGGTGCTCTCGGCCGCAGCCCAGGCCGCCCACTTTCAATCCTGGGACGATCCAGCTACGGTTGCCCGGTATCACGGTCAGCTGTCGTATTGCCAGCAACAGAAACGAAACGACAAGACGCGGCGGGTGCTGGAGAAGGCCTTCAGCCCAGCGTGGGCCGACCGGTACATCGAGGAGCTTCTGTTCGACGATCCGCCGGAGCTTCCCTGA
- the tsf gene encoding translation elongation factor Ts, with protein MAEISAKLVKELREKTGAGMMNCKKALAENAGDMTKAAEWLRQKGIATAEKKAGRTAAEGAIGSYIHTGARVGVLLELNCETDFVARGDVFQELLRNVAMQIAACPNAEYVSTEEIPPEIVEREKSIEMGRDDLAGKPDKMKEKIVEGRIGKRLKELALLEQPFIKDSAITLAELVKQVAGQVGENIQVRRFTRYTLGEGIQVEASDFAAEVAAMSGPSA; from the coding sequence ATGGCTGAGATTTCAGCAAAGCTCGTCAAGGAACTGCGCGAAAAAACCGGCGCAGGGATGATGAACTGCAAGAAGGCACTGGCCGAAAACGCCGGTGACATGACCAAGGCCGCCGAATGGCTGCGCCAGAAGGGCATTGCCACTGCGGAGAAGAAAGCCGGCCGTACAGCAGCGGAAGGGGCGATCGGCAGCTACATCCACACCGGCGCTCGCGTCGGTGTGCTGCTTGAACTCAACTGCGAAACCGACTTCGTCGCCCGCGGTGATGTGTTCCAGGAGCTGCTGCGCAACGTGGCGATGCAGATCGCCGCCTGCCCCAACGCCGAATACGTGAGCACCGAGGAGATCCCCCCGGAAATCGTCGAGCGCGAGAAAAGCATCGAAATGGGCCGCGATGATCTTGCCGGCAAGCCCGACAAGATGAAGGAGAAGATCGTCGAGGGACGCATCGGCAAGCGGCTCAAAGAGCTCGCGCTGCTGGAGCAACCCTTCATCAAGGACAGCGCGATCACTCTGGCCGAACTGGTGAAGCAGGTGGCCGGTCAGGTCGGTGAAAACATCCAGGTGCGGCGCTTCACCCGTTACACCCTGGGTGAGGGCATCCAAGTCGAAGCCAGCGATTTCGCCGCTGAAGTGGCGGCCATGAGCGGCCCGAGCGCTTGA
- the recG gene encoding ATP-dependent DNA helicase RecG produces the protein MTPGSPAGDWLATLQQALRVEAERGFGDLQGRHECFSAFLARSCRQPPDGLTQRPDDQRALAELAAGFEGYSGLSPARRQTLVRQCRERLHALRRSFDPPTTVAPPRLPRREAPAPAAGSRGATSGDARTSGVSKGQAAIEPDTPLGAIRGIGAKTATQLAAMGLLLARDLVRHYPRDYVDYANLARIGALRAGETATVVATVKRCHAFASPRNPNLSILELQLQDITGRLRVSRFLIGKRFSTPGWLKAQQRQFPPGCTVVASGLVKDSPYGPCFQDPLMEVLERPDAPLRSDRIGRLLPVYALTEGLNAERLRQALRVVLEAAVRWPDPLPAGLRQREALMGRGEALQGLHDPRDRDHLQASRHRLVFDEFLLLQLRLLQRRLQQSRRPSTPLSVNTGAGSLVGGFLALLPFPLTAAQQRVLAEIRADMARGQPMARLVQGDVGSGKTVVAIAALLTAIEAGCQGALMAPTEVLAEQHARKLGDWLPQLHVRAALLTGSTPQRRRRELLQDLANGQLQLLVGTHALLEDPVQFARLGLVVVDEQHRFGVRQRDRLLGKDVQPHLLTMTATPIPRTLALSVHGDLEVSQIDALPPGRTPIRTRLLRSGERQEAYRLIAEQVALGQRAYVVLPLVEESEKLDLRSAVEVHRQLSEEVFPQLRVGLLHGRMASSEKQEAITAFASGACDVLVATTVVEVGVDVPDASVMVIEHAERFGLAQLHQLRGRVGRGAAASHCLLINDSRNAEARQRLEVLVRSSDGFEIAEMDLQLRGPGQVLGTRQSGLPDLALASLTEDGAVLEQARAVAQGLLAADPELQRHPGLALALAEQRQRQAEAARLN, from the coding sequence CTGACCCCGGGCTCGCCAGCGGGCGATTGGCTGGCCACCCTGCAACAGGCCCTGAGGGTGGAGGCGGAACGCGGTTTCGGCGACCTGCAGGGCCGCCACGAGTGCTTCAGCGCCTTCCTGGCCCGCAGCTGCCGCCAACCACCGGACGGCCTGACCCAGCGACCGGACGATCAACGCGCCCTGGCCGAGCTGGCTGCCGGCTTTGAGGGCTACAGCGGCCTCAGCCCCGCCCGCCGGCAGACCCTGGTGCGCCAGTGCCGCGAGCGGCTGCATGCCCTGCGCCGCTCCTTCGACCCACCGACCACCGTGGCGCCGCCACGGCTGCCGCGGCGCGAGGCGCCCGCGCCTGCGGCGGGCAGCAGAGGTGCAACCAGCGGCGATGCACGCACCAGCGGCGTAAGCAAGGGCCAGGCGGCCATCGAACCCGACACGCCGCTGGGGGCGATCCGTGGCATCGGCGCCAAGACCGCCACCCAGCTCGCCGCCATGGGGTTGCTGCTGGCCCGTGATCTGGTGCGCCACTACCCCCGCGACTACGTCGATTACGCGAACCTGGCGCGGATCGGTGCCCTGCGCGCCGGCGAGACGGCCACCGTGGTCGCCACGGTGAAGCGCTGCCATGCCTTTGCCAGCCCGCGCAATCCCAACCTCTCGATCCTGGAGCTGCAGCTGCAGGACATCACGGGCCGGCTGCGGGTGAGCCGGTTTCTGATCGGCAAGCGCTTCAGCACGCCGGGTTGGCTGAAAGCCCAGCAACGTCAGTTCCCGCCCGGCTGCACGGTGGTGGCCAGCGGCCTGGTCAAGGACTCGCCCTACGGCCCCTGCTTCCAGGATCCGCTGATGGAGGTGCTGGAGCGACCGGATGCGCCGCTGCGCTCCGATCGCATCGGCCGGCTGCTGCCGGTCTACGCGCTCACCGAAGGCCTGAACGCCGAACGCTTGCGGCAGGCCCTGCGCGTCGTGCTGGAGGCGGCGGTGCGTTGGCCCGATCCCCTGCCGGCCGGTCTGCGCCAGCGGGAAGCACTGATGGGCCGTGGGGAGGCGCTGCAGGGGTTGCACGATCCCCGCGACCGGGATCATCTGCAGGCCAGCCGTCACCGGCTGGTGTTCGATGAGTTTCTGCTGCTGCAGTTGCGGCTGCTGCAGCGACGCCTGCAGCAGAGCCGCCGGCCCTCCACGCCACTCTCGGTGAACACGGGCGCCGGCAGCCTGGTGGGCGGCTTCCTGGCGCTGCTGCCCTTCCCCCTCACCGCCGCCCAGCAGCGGGTGCTGGCGGAGATCCGCGCCGACATGGCCCGGGGCCAGCCGATGGCACGCCTGGTGCAGGGGGATGTGGGCAGCGGTAAGACCGTGGTGGCCATTGCCGCCCTGCTCACGGCGATCGAAGCCGGTTGCCAGGGGGCCTTGATGGCTCCCACCGAAGTGCTGGCCGAGCAGCATGCCCGCAAACTCGGCGACTGGCTGCCCCAGCTGCATGTGCGCGCGGCGCTGCTGACCGGCTCCACTCCGCAGCGGCGGCGCCGTGAGCTGCTGCAGGACCTGGCGAACGGCCAGCTGCAGCTGCTGGTGGGCACCCACGCCCTGCTGGAGGATCCGGTGCAGTTCGCCCGGCTCGGTCTGGTGGTGGTCGATGAGCAGCACCGCTTCGGGGTGCGGCAGCGCGACAGGCTTTTGGGGAAGGATGTCCAGCCCCACCTGCTCACCATGACCGCCACCCCGATCCCCCGCACCCTGGCGCTTTCGGTGCACGGAGATCTCGAGGTGAGCCAGATCGATGCGTTGCCTCCCGGCCGCACCCCCATCCGCACGCGGCTGCTGCGCAGCGGGGAGCGCCAGGAGGCCTACCGGCTGATCGCCGAGCAGGTGGCACTGGGGCAGCGGGCCTATGTGGTGCTGCCGCTGGTGGAGGAATCCGAGAAGCTCGACCTGCGCTCGGCGGTGGAGGTGCACCGCCAGCTGAGCGAGGAGGTGTTCCCGCAGCTGCGGGTGGGGCTGCTGCACGGCCGCATGGCCAGCAGTGAGAAGCAGGAGGCGATCACTGCCTTCGCCAGCGGCGCCTGCGATGTGCTGGTGGCCACCACGGTGGTGGAGGTGGGTGTCGACGTGCCGGACGCGAGCGTGATGGTGATCGAGCACGCCGAGCGCTTCGGCCTGGCCCAGCTGCATCAGCTGCGGGGGCGGGTGGGCCGCGGTGCCGCCGCCTCCCACTGCCTGCTGATCAATGACAGCCGCAACGCCGAAGCCCGTCAGCGGCTGGAGGTGCTGGTGCGCAGCAGCGACGGCTTCGAGATCGCCGAAATGGACCTGCAACTGCGGGGCCCCGGGCAGGTGCTCGGCACGCGCCAATCGGGGCTGCCCGATCTGGCCCTGGCCAGCCTCACGGAGGATGGCGCCGTGCTGGAACAGGCACGGGCCGTGGCGCAGGGGCTGCTGGCGGCGGATCCGGAGCTGCAGCGGCACCCGGGCCTGGCCCTGGCCCTGGCCGAACAGCGCCAGCGGCAGGCGGAAGCGGCTCGCTTGAATTGA
- a CDS encoding HlyD family efflux transporter periplasmic adaptor subunit: MGRPVHRGASVRRSAGASLTPGRPRALRLAIAALVVAGVAAVAWQFRPKPAPTPAPVASSRPAVVDAISALGRLEPAGDIRNLAAPMSEMGGSPRISELLVQEGDSVAAGQLLARFDNRPSLLARRSLERSRIANLNRRVAVLEREVNRYRQLARNGAVAASELETRELTLLELQGNLREALDQIARTETDLVNSELRAPISGTVLNVEARAGERPGDKGILQIGASDRMEVVAEVYESDIRRVKLGQTASISSENGGFDGSLRARVIRISPQVQQREVLATDPTGDADARVVEVRLALDPADTAKVRNLTGTKTIIRFDP, from the coding sequence GTGGGCCGACCGGTACATCGAGGAGCTTCTGTTCGACGATCCGCCGGAGCTTCCCTGACTCCCGGCCGTCCCCGCGCCCTGCGCCTCGCGATCGCGGCGCTCGTGGTGGCGGGCGTGGCTGCGGTGGCCTGGCAGTTCCGCCCGAAGCCGGCCCCCACGCCGGCACCCGTCGCCAGCAGCCGGCCTGCCGTGGTGGATGCCATTTCGGCGCTGGGCCGGCTCGAACCGGCCGGTGACATCCGCAATCTGGCGGCACCGATGTCGGAGATGGGCGGCAGCCCCCGCATCTCCGAGCTGCTGGTGCAGGAGGGCGACAGCGTGGCGGCGGGGCAGTTGCTGGCGCGCTTCGACAATCGCCCTTCGCTGCTGGCCCGGCGCAGCCTGGAGCGCAGCCGCATCGCCAACTTGAACCGCAGGGTCGCCGTGCTGGAGCGTGAAGTGAACCGCTACCGCCAGCTCGCCCGCAATGGCGCCGTCGCTGCCTCCGAACTGGAAACGCGCGAACTCACGCTGCTGGAGCTGCAGGGCAACCTGCGTGAAGCCCTTGATCAGATCGCACGCACCGAAACCGATCTGGTGAACAGTGAGTTGCGTGCTCCGATCAGCGGCACCGTTCTGAACGTCGAAGCCCGGGCGGGCGAGCGGCCCGGCGACAAGGGCATCCTCCAGATCGGTGCCAGCGACCGCATGGAAGTGGTGGCCGAGGTGTACGAGAGCGACATCCGCCGGGTGAAGCTCGGCCAGACCGCCAGCATCAGCAGCGAGAACGGCGGCTTCGATGGCAGCCTGCGCGCCCGCGTGATCCGGATCAGTCCGCAGGTGCAGCAGCGGGAGGTGCTCGCCACCGATCCCACCGGCGATGCCGACGCGCGGGTGGTGGAGGTGCGGCTCGCGCTGGATCCGGCCGATACCGCGAAGGTGCGCAACCTCACCGGAACCAAGACGATCATCCGCTTCGACCCATGA
- the devC gene encoding ABC transporter permease DevC — protein sequence MRVPLLGDLWAARRIPLAWLLLTRQPMRLLVALAGISFAGILMFMQLGFRDGLFDASITIHRLFDADLVLMSPRTMSSISMSSFPRRRLVQALGDPAVQGITPVHWSFLLWRNPETLATRQILALGFEPNDPLFTDPGLAAKAKLLTQRDRVLFDEASRPEFGPVGPWFREGKTVETEVDGKRVRVAGLVALGPSFGADGNLITSTETLLRLKPNTPPGAIELGLIRLRTGASPEVVQQRLRERLPADVTVFTKQEFEEAEKDYWRTSTAIGFIFTLGAAMGFVVGCVIVYQILYSDVSDHLPEYATLMAMGYPLVTLLGVVAREGILLAVLGYVPAYAAGTGLYHLVRSATRLPVGMEASRSLLIFGLILVMCMGSAALAMRKLGDADPAEIF from the coding sequence ATGCGCGTCCCCTTGCTCGGGGATCTCTGGGCCGCCCGGCGCATCCCCCTGGCCTGGCTGCTGCTCACCCGTCAGCCCATGCGGCTGCTGGTGGCGCTGGCGGGGATCAGCTTCGCGGGCATCCTGATGTTCATGCAGCTGGGCTTCCGCGACGGCCTGTTCGACGCCAGCATCACAATCCACCGGCTGTTCGACGCCGACCTGGTGCTGATGAGCCCGCGCACGATGAGCTCGATCAGCATGTCGAGCTTTCCGCGCCGCCGGCTCGTGCAGGCCCTCGGTGACCCTGCGGTGCAGGGGATCACCCCGGTGCACTGGAGCTTCCTGCTGTGGCGCAACCCTGAAACGCTCGCCACCCGTCAGATCCTGGCGCTTGGCTTCGAGCCGAACGATCCGCTGTTCACCGACCCGGGCCTGGCAGCCAAGGCGAAGCTGCTCACCCAGCGCGACCGGGTGCTGTTCGATGAGGCCTCAAGGCCGGAGTTCGGACCGGTGGGTCCGTGGTTCCGCGAAGGGAAGACGGTGGAAACCGAGGTGGATGGCAAACGGGTGCGGGTGGCAGGCCTGGTGGCCCTGGGCCCCTCCTTCGGCGCCGACGGCAACCTGATCACCAGCACCGAAACTCTGCTGCGGCTCAAACCCAACACCCCGCCGGGGGCGATCGAACTGGGCCTGATCCGCCTTCGGACCGGCGCTTCCCCAGAGGTGGTGCAACAGCGGTTGCGGGAGCGGCTGCCCGCCGACGTGACGGTGTTCACCAAGCAGGAGTTCGAGGAAGCCGAGAAGGACTACTGGCGCACCAGCACCGCGATCGGGTTCATCTTCACGCTCGGTGCCGCCATGGGCTTCGTGGTGGGCTGCGTGATCGTCTATCAGATCCTCTACAGCGACGTCAGCGACCACCTGCCCGAGTACGCCACCTTGATGGCGATGGGCTACCCGCTGGTGACCCTGCTGGGGGTGGTGGCCCGGGAGGGCATCCTGCTGGCCGTGCTCGGCTATGTGCCGGCCTACGCCGCCGGCACCGGCCTTTACCACCTGGTGCGCTCCGCCACGCGCTTGCCGGTGGGGATGGAAGCCAGCCGCTCCCTGTTGATCTTCGGCCTGATCCTGGTGATGTGCATGGGCTCCGCAGCCCTGGCCATGCGCAAGCTCGGCGATGCCGATCCTGCCGAAATCTTCTGA
- a CDS encoding glycosyltransferase family 2 protein: MFLSVVIPTYNRRPILEKALTALEQQRLGAPIEAYEVVVVDDGSTDDTPAWLRQEAGRFPHVRLVEQDHGGPAEGRNRGVAHARGDVIVFIDSDLVVNDGFLLAHAEALVAYWERHGHRRCFTYGAVINTSNFEDPRSEPHKLSDLSWAYFATGNVAIDRALLEQAGLFDTGFRLYGWEDLELGERLRQLGVELVRCPEAAGYHWHPALRLEQLPDLVRIEQERARMGLVFYRKHPTRRVRFIIQFTWLHRLLWEVLTLGGLVNERTLRPLLAWLIRRGQPGLAMELLRLPLNRLGVRALYREARAAGLR; encoded by the coding sequence ATGTTTCTCAGCGTCGTCATTCCCACCTACAACCGCCGGCCCATCCTCGAGAAGGCACTCACCGCGCTGGAGCAGCAGCGGCTCGGAGCCCCGATCGAGGCCTACGAAGTGGTGGTGGTCGACGACGGCTCCACCGATGACACCCCCGCCTGGCTGCGCCAGGAGGCCGGCCGCTTCCCCCACGTGCGGCTGGTGGAACAGGACCATGGCGGTCCGGCGGAAGGGCGCAATCGGGGCGTCGCCCATGCCCGCGGCGATGTGATCGTGTTCATCGACAGCGACCTGGTGGTGAATGACGGCTTCCTGCTGGCCCATGCCGAGGCCCTGGTCGCCTACTGGGAGCGGCACGGCCACCGCCGTTGCTTCACCTACGGCGCGGTGATCAACACCTCCAACTTCGAGGACCCGCGCAGCGAACCCCACAAGCTCAGCGATCTCTCGTGGGCCTACTTCGCCACCGGCAATGTGGCGATCGACCGGGCACTGCTGGAGCAGGCTGGCCTGTTCGATACCGGCTTCCGGCTCTACGGCTGGGAAGACCTCGAACTGGGCGAACGGCTAAGGCAGCTCGGGGTGGAGCTGGTGCGCTGCCCTGAAGCGGCGGGGTATCACTGGCATCCGGCCCTGCGCCTGGAACAACTGCCCGATCTGGTGCGCATCGAGCAGGAACGGGCGCGCATGGGCCTGGTGTTCTACCGGAAGCACCCCACCCGCAGGGTGCGCTTCATCATCCAGTTCACCTGGTTGCACCGGCTGCTGTGGGAGGTGCTCACCCTCGGCGGGCTGGTCAACGAACGCACGCTGCGGCCCCTGCTGGCCTGGTTGATCCGCCGCGGCCAGCCGGGGCTGGCGATGGAGCTGCTGCGGCTGCCACTCAACCGGCTTGGCGTGCGGGCTCTTTACCGGGAAGCAAGGGCCGCAGGGCTGCGCTGA